The following proteins are encoded in a genomic region of Periophthalmus magnuspinnatus isolate fPerMag1 chromosome 21, fPerMag1.2.pri, whole genome shotgun sequence:
- the LOC117389086 gene encoding muscleblind-like protein 2a isoform X1, which translates to MALSISSIRDTKWLTLEVCRQFQRGNCSRSDEECKFAHPPKSCQVENGRVIACFDSLKGRCSRENCKYLHPPSHLKTQLEINGRNNLIQQKTAAAMLTHQMQLMIPSSGLQPLGLASNAGLGYGTYMSPLAHSMNLLPTEMLPSTSVVIPGSSPVTVSNSSSSSSSPSQKLQRTDKLEVCREFQRGNCARGETDCRFAHPSDSPVIDTNDNTVTVCMDYVKSRCSREKCKYFHPPAHLLAKIKSNQQVTQTAIAAQTAAAAMTQSTAKALKRPLEATLDLGFPNSTLQPITKRQALEKSSWASSLFNPSFLHYQQALTNAQLQQPSAAFYPTGSVLCMSPATNMDHPQVIPRNGYECHVASMELPKQQLCKYSIISTHSQQQAA; encoded by the exons ATGGCATTGAGCATTTCTTCAATAAGAGACACAAAATGGCTGACTCTGGAAGTGTGTCGGCAGTTTCAGCGCGGAAATTGTTCACGTAGTGATGAGGAATGCAAATTTGCTCACCCACCAAAGAGCTGCCAGGTCGAGAATGGGAGAGTAATTGCCTGCTTTGACTCACTTAAG GGTCGTTGTTCTCGAGAAAACTGCAAGTACCTTCATCCTCCTTCTCACCTCAAGACTCAGCTGGAGATCAACGGGCGCAACAACCTAATCCAGCAGAAGACTGCAGCAGCCATGCTCACACATCAGATGCAGCTCATGATCCCCAGCTCTGGTCTGCAGCCACTG GGACTGGCCTCAAATGCAGGTCTTGGATATGGCACTTACATGAGTCCCCTGGCCCACAGCATGAATCTGCTTCCTACAGAGATGCTTCCAAGCACTTCCGTTGTTATTCCAGGGAGTTCACCTGTGACAGTGTCcaactcctcttcctcctcctcttccccctcacaGAAGCTGCAGCGCACTGACAAACTAGAG GTGTGCCGTGAGTTCCAACGAGGGAATTGTgcaagaggagagacagattgCCGATTTGCTCACCCCAGCGACAGTCCAGTGATTGACACCAATGATAACACAGTAACTGTTTGCATGGACTACGTCAAGAGCCGCTGCTCCAGAGAGAAGTGCAAATATTTTCACCCGCCCGCACACTTGCTTGCTAAAATCAAGTCCAACCAACAAGTCACTCAAACCGCTATTGCAGCACAGACTGCTGCTGCAGCTATG ACTCAGTCGACTGCCAAAGCGCTGAAGCGACCCCTCGAAGCAACATTAGACCTG GGGTTTCCTAACAGCACCCTGCAGCCCATAACAAAGAGACAAGCTCTGGAAAAGAGCAGTTGGGCCAGCTCCCTCTTCAATCCCAGTTTTTTGCATTACCAACAGGCGCTGACCAATGCACAACTGCAGCAGCCCTCAGCTGCTTTCTATCCCACAG GTTCAGTCTTGTGCATGTCTCCAGCCACAAACATGG ATCATCCTCAAGTAATCCCCAGAAATGGATATGAGTGCCATGTTGCATCAATGGAACTTCCCAAACAGCAGCTTTGTAAATACAGCATAATTTCCACACACAGTCAACAGCAAGCAGCATGA
- the LOC117389086 gene encoding muscleblind-like protein 2a isoform X2, with protein MALSISSIRDTKWLTLEVCRQFQRGNCSRSDEECKFAHPPKSCQVENGRVIACFDSLKGRCSRENCKYLHPPSHLKTQLEINGRNNLIQQKTAAAMLTHQMQLMIPSSGLQPLGLASNAGLGYGTYMSPLAHSMNLLPTEMLPSTSVVIPGSSPVTVSNSSSSSSSPSQKLQRTDKLEVCREFQRGNCARGETDCRFAHPSDSPVIDTNDNTVTVCMDYVKSRCSREKCKYFHPPAHLLAKIKSNQQVTQTAIAAQTAAAAMTQSTAKALKRPLEATLDLGFPNSTLQPITKRQALEKSSWASSLFNPSFLHYQQALTNAQLQQPSAAFYPTGSVLCMSPATNMVPMMYSTAPATVSAATTPATSVPYAATAPANQIILK; from the exons ATGGCATTGAGCATTTCTTCAATAAGAGACACAAAATGGCTGACTCTGGAAGTGTGTCGGCAGTTTCAGCGCGGAAATTGTTCACGTAGTGATGAGGAATGCAAATTTGCTCACCCACCAAAGAGCTGCCAGGTCGAGAATGGGAGAGTAATTGCCTGCTTTGACTCACTTAAG GGTCGTTGTTCTCGAGAAAACTGCAAGTACCTTCATCCTCCTTCTCACCTCAAGACTCAGCTGGAGATCAACGGGCGCAACAACCTAATCCAGCAGAAGACTGCAGCAGCCATGCTCACACATCAGATGCAGCTCATGATCCCCAGCTCTGGTCTGCAGCCACTG GGACTGGCCTCAAATGCAGGTCTTGGATATGGCACTTACATGAGTCCCCTGGCCCACAGCATGAATCTGCTTCCTACAGAGATGCTTCCAAGCACTTCCGTTGTTATTCCAGGGAGTTCACCTGTGACAGTGTCcaactcctcttcctcctcctcttccccctcacaGAAGCTGCAGCGCACTGACAAACTAGAG GTGTGCCGTGAGTTCCAACGAGGGAATTGTgcaagaggagagacagattgCCGATTTGCTCACCCCAGCGACAGTCCAGTGATTGACACCAATGATAACACAGTAACTGTTTGCATGGACTACGTCAAGAGCCGCTGCTCCAGAGAGAAGTGCAAATATTTTCACCCGCCCGCACACTTGCTTGCTAAAATCAAGTCCAACCAACAAGTCACTCAAACCGCTATTGCAGCACAGACTGCTGCTGCAGCTATG ACTCAGTCGACTGCCAAAGCGCTGAAGCGACCCCTCGAAGCAACATTAGACCTG GGGTTTCCTAACAGCACCCTGCAGCCCATAACAAAGAGACAAGCTCTGGAAAAGAGCAGTTGGGCCAGCTCCCTCTTCAATCCCAGTTTTTTGCATTACCAACAGGCGCTGACCAATGCACAACTGCAGCAGCCCTCAGCTGCTTTCTATCCCACAG GTTCAGTCTTGTGCATGTCTCCAGCCACAAACATGG TCCCCATGATGTACAGTACTGCGCCTGCTACTGTCTCTGCAGCAACAACTCCCGCAACCAGTGTCCCATACGCAGCAACAGCACCCGCCAATCAG ATCATCCTCAAGTAA
- the LOC117389086 gene encoding muscleblind-like protein 2a isoform X4, with protein sequence MALSISSIRDTKWLTLEVCRQFQRGNCSRSDEECKFAHPPKSCQVENGRVIACFDSLKGRCSRENCKYLHPPSHLKTQLEINGRNNLIQQKTAAAMLTHQMQLMIPSSGLQPLGLASNAGLGYGTYMSPLAHSMNLLPTEMLPSTSVVIPGSSPVTVSNSSSSSSSPSQKLQRTDKLEVCREFQRGNCARGETDCRFAHPSDSPVIDTNDNTVTVCMDYVKSRCSREKCKYFHPPAHLLAKIKSNQQVTQTAIAAQTAAAAMGFPNSTLQPITKRQALEKSSWASSLFNPSFLHYQQALTNAQLQQPSAAFYPTGSVLCMSPATNMVPMMYSTAPATVSAATTPATSVPYAATAPANQIILK encoded by the exons ATGGCATTGAGCATTTCTTCAATAAGAGACACAAAATGGCTGACTCTGGAAGTGTGTCGGCAGTTTCAGCGCGGAAATTGTTCACGTAGTGATGAGGAATGCAAATTTGCTCACCCACCAAAGAGCTGCCAGGTCGAGAATGGGAGAGTAATTGCCTGCTTTGACTCACTTAAG GGTCGTTGTTCTCGAGAAAACTGCAAGTACCTTCATCCTCCTTCTCACCTCAAGACTCAGCTGGAGATCAACGGGCGCAACAACCTAATCCAGCAGAAGACTGCAGCAGCCATGCTCACACATCAGATGCAGCTCATGATCCCCAGCTCTGGTCTGCAGCCACTG GGACTGGCCTCAAATGCAGGTCTTGGATATGGCACTTACATGAGTCCCCTGGCCCACAGCATGAATCTGCTTCCTACAGAGATGCTTCCAAGCACTTCCGTTGTTATTCCAGGGAGTTCACCTGTGACAGTGTCcaactcctcttcctcctcctcttccccctcacaGAAGCTGCAGCGCACTGACAAACTAGAG GTGTGCCGTGAGTTCCAACGAGGGAATTGTgcaagaggagagacagattgCCGATTTGCTCACCCCAGCGACAGTCCAGTGATTGACACCAATGATAACACAGTAACTGTTTGCATGGACTACGTCAAGAGCCGCTGCTCCAGAGAGAAGTGCAAATATTTTCACCCGCCCGCACACTTGCTTGCTAAAATCAAGTCCAACCAACAAGTCACTCAAACCGCTATTGCAGCACAGACTGCTGCTGCAGCTATG GGGTTTCCTAACAGCACCCTGCAGCCCATAACAAAGAGACAAGCTCTGGAAAAGAGCAGTTGGGCCAGCTCCCTCTTCAATCCCAGTTTTTTGCATTACCAACAGGCGCTGACCAATGCACAACTGCAGCAGCCCTCAGCTGCTTTCTATCCCACAG GTTCAGTCTTGTGCATGTCTCCAGCCACAAACATGG TCCCCATGATGTACAGTACTGCGCCTGCTACTGTCTCTGCAGCAACAACTCCCGCAACCAGTGTCCCATACGCAGCAACAGCACCCGCCAATCAG ATCATCCTCAAGTAA
- the LOC117389086 gene encoding muscleblind-like protein 2a isoform X3: MALSISSIRDTKWLTLEVCRQFQRGNCSRSDEECKFAHPPKSCQVENGRVIACFDSLKGRCSRENCKYLHPPSHLKTQLEINGRNNLIQQKTAAAMLTHQMQLMIPSSGLQPLGLASNAGLGYGTYMSPLAHSMNLLPTEMLPSTSVVIPGSSPVTVSNSSSSSSSPSQKLQRTDKLEVCREFQRGNCARGETDCRFAHPSDSPVIDTNDNTVTVCMDYVKSRCSREKCKYFHPPAHLLAKIKSNQQVTQTAIAAQTAAAAMGFPNSTLQPITKRQALEKSSWASSLFNPSFLHYQQALTNAQLQQPSAAFYPTGSVLCMSPATNMDHPQVIPRNGYECHVASMELPKQQLCKYSIISTHSQQQAA, translated from the exons ATGGCATTGAGCATTTCTTCAATAAGAGACACAAAATGGCTGACTCTGGAAGTGTGTCGGCAGTTTCAGCGCGGAAATTGTTCACGTAGTGATGAGGAATGCAAATTTGCTCACCCACCAAAGAGCTGCCAGGTCGAGAATGGGAGAGTAATTGCCTGCTTTGACTCACTTAAG GGTCGTTGTTCTCGAGAAAACTGCAAGTACCTTCATCCTCCTTCTCACCTCAAGACTCAGCTGGAGATCAACGGGCGCAACAACCTAATCCAGCAGAAGACTGCAGCAGCCATGCTCACACATCAGATGCAGCTCATGATCCCCAGCTCTGGTCTGCAGCCACTG GGACTGGCCTCAAATGCAGGTCTTGGATATGGCACTTACATGAGTCCCCTGGCCCACAGCATGAATCTGCTTCCTACAGAGATGCTTCCAAGCACTTCCGTTGTTATTCCAGGGAGTTCACCTGTGACAGTGTCcaactcctcttcctcctcctcttccccctcacaGAAGCTGCAGCGCACTGACAAACTAGAG GTGTGCCGTGAGTTCCAACGAGGGAATTGTgcaagaggagagacagattgCCGATTTGCTCACCCCAGCGACAGTCCAGTGATTGACACCAATGATAACACAGTAACTGTTTGCATGGACTACGTCAAGAGCCGCTGCTCCAGAGAGAAGTGCAAATATTTTCACCCGCCCGCACACTTGCTTGCTAAAATCAAGTCCAACCAACAAGTCACTCAAACCGCTATTGCAGCACAGACTGCTGCTGCAGCTATG GGGTTTCCTAACAGCACCCTGCAGCCCATAACAAAGAGACAAGCTCTGGAAAAGAGCAGTTGGGCCAGCTCCCTCTTCAATCCCAGTTTTTTGCATTACCAACAGGCGCTGACCAATGCACAACTGCAGCAGCCCTCAGCTGCTTTCTATCCCACAG GTTCAGTCTTGTGCATGTCTCCAGCCACAAACATGG ATCATCCTCAAGTAATCCCCAGAAATGGATATGAGTGCCATGTTGCATCAATGGAACTTCCCAAACAGCAGCTTTGTAAATACAGCATAATTTCCACACACAGTCAACAGCAAGCAGCATGA